From one Lotus japonicus ecotype B-129 chromosome 3, LjGifu_v1.2 genomic stretch:
- the LOC130746611 gene encoding IAA-amino acid hydrolase ILR1-like 4, whose protein sequence is MSSFKCFHFFIIILQVFAAIPIFSLADSSLTQNQLFTSFLDTAKKPELFDWMLTIRRKIHQFPELLYEEFQTSELIRTELDNLGIPYKHPVAVTGVIGFIGTGNPPFVALRADIDALPMQEMVEWEHMSQVDGKMHSCGHDAHTTMVLGAAKILKQHENELKGTVVLVFQPAEEGGAGAKRILDSGALENVSAIFGLHMAPTPLLQVGEAASRSGPVMAGSGHFEAIISGRGGHAAIPHSTIDPVLAASSVIISLQQLVSREADPLDSEVVTVATFQGGGAFNVIPDYVTIGGTFRAFSRESLEHLKHRIEQVIIGQAAVHRCNATVNFFEEVSPLYPPTINDAGLHEQFRDVALNLLGADKVHFDLPPVTASEDFSFYQEVMPGYFFFLGMHKPSNDPRAHILHSPHLFINEEGLPYGAALHASLAVNYLQKYQQDGSTVEGKYRDEL, encoded by the exons ATGTCTTCCTTCAAATGCTtccatttcttcatcatcattttgCAAGTCTTTGCTGCAATACCCATTTTCTCACTAGCAGATTCCTCCCTCACCCAAAATCAGCTCTTCACCAGTTTCCTAGACACTGCCAAGAAACCTGAGCTTTTTGATTGGATGCTCACTATCAGAAGGAAGATACATCAGTTTCCTGAATTGCTCTATGAAGAATTTCAGACCAGTGAACTCATAAGAACAGAATTGGATAATTTGGGCATCCCCTATAAGCACCCAGTTGCAGTCACTGGTGTCATTGGCTTCATAGGGACTGGAAATCCACCTTTTGTTGCCTTAAGAGCTGATATTGATGCTCTTCCCATGCAG GAAATGGTGGAGTGGGAGCACATGAGCCAAGTAGATGGGAAGATGCACTCATGTGGTCATGATGCTCATACTACAATGGTTCTTGGTGCTGCAAAGATTCTCAAACAGCATGAAAATGAGCTAAAA GGAACTGTTGTTCTTGTTTTCCAACCAGCAGAGGAAGGAGGGGCAGGGGCTAAGAGAATTTTAGATTCTGGAGCCTTGGAAAATGTTTCTGCTATCTTTGGATTGCATATGGCACCTACACCTTTACTTCAAGTAGGTGAAGCGGCTTCCAGATCTGGTCCTGTTATGGCAGGATCTGGTCACTTTGAAGCAATAATAAGTGGAAGGGGAGGTCATGCAGCTATTCCTCATTCTACTATAGACCCGGTGTTGGCGGCTTCCAGTGTGATTATTAGCTTACAACAACTTGTTTCTCGCGAGGCTGATCCTTTGGACTCCGAG GTTGTGACTGTTGCAACATTTCAAGGAGGTGGTGCATTCAATGTTATTCCAGATTATGTCACAATTGGAGGAACTTTTAGAGCTTTTTCCAGAGAAAGCTTGGAGCACCTGAAACACCGGATTGAGCAGGTTATCATTGGACAAGCTGCTGTGCATAGGTGCAATGCCACTGTGAACTTCTTTGAGGAAGTGAGTCCTTTATATCCTCCGACTATAAATGATGCTGGATTGCACGAGCAGTTTCGTGATGTTGCGCTGAATTTGCTTGGCGCCGATAAAGTTCACTTTGACTTGCCTCCAGTCACGGCTTCTGAAGATTTTTCATTCTATCAAGAGGTCATGCCTGGCTACTTCTTTTTTCTTGGAATGCATAAGCCCTCAAATGATCCCCGGGCTCATATTTTGCACTCACCGCATCTCTTTATCAATGAAGAAGGACTTCCTTATGGGGCTGCACTTCATGCATCATTAGCTGTCAATTATCTTCAAAAATATCAGCAAGACGGATCCACAGTGGAAGGGAAATATCGTGATGAATTATAA